Genomic window (Hydrogenimonas cancrithermarum):
ACGACGAACAAGGCGCATGTGGTGTGGGACCCGGAAGCCATCAAGCTTTCGCAGATCATCGAGAAGATCCGCGCCATCGGCTACAACGCCTACCCGTACGATCCGAAGTTGCAGGAGGAGCGGGCCAACAAGGCGCGGCGAGACTACTACAGCCGGCTTTTGGTGGCGATTTTCGCCACGATGAACATCATGTGGATCGCGGTGGCGCAGTACACGGGGATGTTTACCGGGATGCGTTCGGATGTGAAGGCGGTGCTCAACGTGGCCGAGTGGGTGTTGGCGACGCCGACGCTCTTTTACAGCGGATGGGTCTTTTTCCGCGGGGCGTGGTTCGGCCTGAAGAACCGCTTTGTCAACATGGATCTGCTGGTGGCCTCGGGCGCGTCGCTGGCATACATCTATTCGCTCTGGGCGATGATCACGGGCAAGGGTGAAGTCTACTTCGACTCGGTGACGATGATCATCACCTTCGTGCTGGCGGGCAAGTACCTGGAAGTTTTGAGCAAGAAGCGGGCAGCCGACACGATGGATGCGCTCTCCAACGCATTGCCGACCGAGATTATGGTCATCGAGAACGATGAGAAGGTGATGGTGCCGGTCGAGGAGGTGAAACCGGGCGACATCATCGAGGTGCGTCCGGGCGAGAAAGTGGCGATCGACGGCGTGGTCGTGGCCGGTGAGGGGAGTTTCGACGAGAGTTCACTGACGGGCGAGAGCGAACCCATCTACAAGCGTCCGGGCGACGAGATCGTCAGCGGAAGCGTGGCGATCGACGGGGTGGTGCGCTATGAAGCGACCAAAGATTACGGCTCCTCGATGCTGACGACGCTGGTGGGGCTGCTGGAGGAGTCGCTGACCAAAAAGCCGAAAATCGAGCGGCTGGCGAACGAGATTTCGGGCTACTTTTCGCTGACGATTCTCTCTATCGCTTTGTTGACCTTCGTAGGTTGGTTCTGGATGACGGGTGAGTTCGAGCGTGCGCTTGTCGTGGCCATTTCGGTCATCGTTATCGCCTGTCCGTGTGCACTAGGGCTGGCGACGCCGGTGGCGACACTCATCGGCATCAACCTCGCGGCGCGGCGCGGCGTCCTTTTCAAAGAAGCGGCCTACATCGAAACGATGGCGAAAGCGGATGTGCTGGTACTCGACAAAACGGGGACGATCACCGAAGGAAAGCCGCATGTGGTGAGTTACGAAGCATACGGCGAGTACGATCCGAACTGGCTCTATGCGCTGGCCAAAAGCTCCATCCACCCGGTGAGCCAGGGGATCGTACGCTATCTGAACGAACACCACGAGAGGCTCGAAGAGGTGCCGCTGCAAAAGGTGAAACAGGTGCAGGCACGCGGTATAACGGCGGAGTTCGAAGGGCATACGTTGCTGGGCGGCAACGCGAAAATGATGCAGGAGTTCGGCATCGACGTCGACGAGGAGAGCGAGTACACGCTCTTCTACTTCGCTGTGGATGGAAAAGCCGTGGCGCGGTTCGAACTGCGTGACCTGCCCAAACAGGGGGCGAAAGAGGCGATCGAGCAGATCCGGAAACTCGGTATCGACATCGTTATGCTGACCGGTGACAACGAAAAGGCGGCGGCGAGGGTCGCTGAAGAGGTGGGGGTACCGCACTTCAAAGCGGGGCTTTTCCCGGAGGAGAAAGCCAAAGAGATCGATATTCTGCACGCCGAGGGGCATGTCGTCGTCATGGCGGGGGATGGCATCAACGATGCGCTGGCACTCTCCAAGAGCGATATCGCCATCGCGATGGGAAGCGGCTCGGATGTGGCGCTCGAGGTGAGCGACGTGGTGCTTTTGGACGACCGCATCACTTCGCTGCGCGACGCCTTTCTGATTAGCCGTCGAACCTACAAGTTCGTCAAGCAGAACCTCGCCCTTTCGGTCATCTACAACTCCATTACGATCCCCCTGGCGGTGGCAGGGTATGTCATTCCGCTCGTGGCGGCGCTTTCGATGAGTCTGAGCTCTTTGATGGTCGTGGGTAACTCGATGCGCATCAAGTCGGCTTTCAAAACGAAGTAGCGTGGTATAATAAAGAGAAAAAAGGATGGCAAATGGCAGCG
Coding sequences:
- a CDS encoding heavy metal translocating P-type ATPase; the encoded protein is MAKVPCTHCHLEFDESVMITEEEENGEIRYFCCKGCQGVYHLLRSEGLDTFYDKLGKNRLEPPKELSDDLHKFDLEGFRKKYIVERSDGLYEIFLIIEGIHCAACVWLNEKVLHQTPGVVEATINYTTNKAHVVWDPEAIKLSQIIEKIRAIGYNAYPYDPKLQEERANKARRDYYSRLLVAIFATMNIMWIAVAQYTGMFTGMRSDVKAVLNVAEWVLATPTLFYSGWVFFRGAWFGLKNRFVNMDLLVASGASLAYIYSLWAMITGKGEVYFDSVTMIITFVLAGKYLEVLSKKRAADTMDALSNALPTEIMVIENDEKVMVPVEEVKPGDIIEVRPGEKVAIDGVVVAGEGSFDESSLTGESEPIYKRPGDEIVSGSVAIDGVVRYEATKDYGSSMLTTLVGLLEESLTKKPKIERLANEISGYFSLTILSIALLTFVGWFWMTGEFERALVVAISVIVIACPCALGLATPVATLIGINLAARRGVLFKEAAYIETMAKADVLVLDKTGTITEGKPHVVSYEAYGEYDPNWLYALAKSSIHPVSQGIVRYLNEHHERLEEVPLQKVKQVQARGITAEFEGHTLLGGNAKMMQEFGIDVDEESEYTLFYFAVDGKAVARFELRDLPKQGAKEAIEQIRKLGIDIVMLTGDNEKAAARVAEEVGVPHFKAGLFPEEKAKEIDILHAEGHVVVMAGDGINDALALSKSDIAIAMGSGSDVALEVSDVVLLDDRITSLRDAFLISRRTYKFVKQNLALSVIYNSITIPLAVAGYVIPLVAALSMSLSSLMVVGNSMRIKSAFKTK